A genome region from Ottowia testudinis includes the following:
- the trpA gene encoding tryptophan synthase subunit alpha has translation MSAPGRPQASGSDARSADDRPAHRIAATFAALQEKKRTALIPYVTAGFPYADITPALMHGMVTAGADVIELGVPFSDPSADGAVIQKAGDRALALGIGLTQVLAMVKTFRDKDTKTPVVLMGYANPVERYDQCHGGDAFIRDAAAAGVDGLLIVDYPPEECREFASKLKAQGMDLIFLLAPTSTDQRMQQVAEAASGYVYYVSLKGVTGSGALNTAEVEAMLPRIRQHVQVPVGVGFGIRDAATAQAIGRVADAVVIGSRLIQVIETQPHERVVAAAMDFLRPIRAALDS, from the coding sequence ATGAGCGCGCCAGGCCGCCCCCAAGCGTCGGGTTCAGACGCGCGCAGCGCGGACGATCGTCCGGCGCACCGCATTGCCGCCACCTTTGCCGCGCTACAAGAAAAAAAGCGCACCGCGCTGATCCCGTATGTCACGGCAGGATTTCCGTATGCCGACATCACGCCGGCGCTGATGCACGGCATGGTCACCGCTGGGGCCGACGTGATCGAGCTGGGCGTGCCTTTTTCCGACCCCAGCGCCGACGGCGCCGTGATCCAGAAAGCCGGCGACCGTGCATTGGCACTGGGCATTGGCCTGACTCAGGTGCTGGCCATGGTGAAAACCTTCCGCGACAAGGACACCAAGACCCCGGTCGTGCTGATGGGCTACGCCAACCCGGTGGAGCGCTATGACCAGTGCCATGGCGGCGATGCCTTCATCCGCGATGCCGCCGCCGCGGGCGTTGACGGCTTGCTGATCGTCGACTACCCGCCCGAGGAGTGCCGCGAGTTCGCATCCAAACTCAAGGCCCAGGGCATGGACCTGATCTTTCTGCTGGCCCCCACCTCCACCGATCAGCGCATGCAGCAGGTGGCCGAGGCGGCCAGCGGCTATGTGTATTACGTGTCGCTCAAGGGCGTCACCGGGTCGGGCGCGCTCAACACGGCCGAGGTGGAGGCCATGCTGCCGCGCATCCGCCAGCACGTGCAGGTGCCGGTCGGGGTCGGCTTTGGCATCCGAGACGCAGCCACCGCCCAGGCCATTGGCCGGGTGGCCGATGCGGTGGTCATCGGCAGCCGGCTGATCCAGGTCATCGAAACCCAGCCGCACGAGCGCGTGGTGGCAGCGGCGATGGACTTTCTGCGGCCGATCCGCGCTGCGCTGGACTCATAA
- the accD gene encoding acetyl-CoA carboxylase, carboxyltransferase subunit beta, translating into MSWLEKLLPPKIQKTEDGAERRQVPEGLWIKCPECDTVLYKTDLEGNQNVCPHCGHHHRIGARERLNVFLDHEGRYEIGQEVVPVDALKFKDSRKYPERIKEAMENTGETDALVVMGGAVHSISVVAAAFEFDFMGGSMGSVVGERFVRGVETAIEQKVPFICFTATGGARMQEGLLSLMQMAKTNAALTRLAKKGLPYISVLTDPTMGGVSAGFAFVGDVVIAEPKALIGFAGPRVIENTVRVKLPEGFQRAEFLQTKGAVDFICDRRELREKVAKVLAMLQRQPADAVQ; encoded by the coding sequence ATGAGCTGGCTCGAAAAACTGCTGCCGCCCAAGATCCAGAAAACCGAGGACGGCGCCGAGCGCCGGCAGGTGCCCGAAGGCCTGTGGATCAAATGTCCCGAGTGCGACACGGTGCTCTACAAGACGGATCTGGAGGGCAACCAGAACGTCTGTCCGCATTGCGGACACCACCATCGCATCGGCGCGCGCGAGCGGCTCAACGTCTTCCTCGACCACGAGGGACGCTACGAGATCGGGCAGGAAGTCGTGCCAGTCGATGCGCTCAAATTCAAGGACAGCCGCAAATACCCCGAGCGCATCAAGGAGGCGATGGAAAACACCGGCGAGACCGATGCGCTGGTGGTCATGGGCGGCGCCGTGCACTCGATCAGCGTCGTGGCGGCGGCGTTCGAGTTCGACTTCATGGGTGGCTCGATGGGCAGCGTGGTGGGCGAGCGCTTCGTGCGCGGCGTCGAAACCGCCATTGAGCAGAAGGTGCCCTTCATCTGCTTCACGGCCACTGGCGGCGCGCGCATGCAGGAAGGCCTGCTCAGTCTGATGCAGATGGCCAAGACCAACGCCGCCCTCACCCGCCTGGCCAAAAAGGGGCTGCCCTACATCAGCGTGCTGACCGACCCGACCATGGGCGGCGTGTCGGCCGGCTTCGCCTTCGTCGGCGATGTGGTGATTGCCGAGCCCAAGGCGCTGATCGGCTTCGCCGGCCCGCGCGTGATCGAAAACACGGTGCGGGTCAAGCTGCCCGAGGGGTTTCAACGCGCCGAATTCCTGCAGACCAAGGGCGCGGTCGATTTCATCTGCGACCGGCGTGAGCTGCGTGAGAAGGTGGCCAAGGTGCTGGCCATGCTGCAAAGGCAGCCGGCCGACGCGGTCCAATGA
- a CDS encoding YggT family protein, with protein MLYQILTFLIEVAVTLIGGACLLRLYMRWRRLPLGNPVGRFVQALSDWLVLPLQRVVPPGHQLDMASLLAAWLLKLLQYAALMGLLGVARWSVLPVLALLGVAKLAVSVATAVIIVAAVMSWMQNRTPVSDVFERLSEPLLAPLRKVIPLVGGIDLSPLVLIVSLQVLSIVLGSLQASLWGAGAAVLAG; from the coding sequence ATGCTGTATCAAATTCTCACCTTCCTGATCGAAGTGGCCGTCACGCTGATCGGCGGCGCCTGCTTGTTGCGGCTGTACATGCGCTGGCGCCGGTTGCCGTTGGGCAACCCGGTGGGGCGCTTCGTGCAGGCGCTGTCGGACTGGCTGGTGTTGCCGCTGCAGCGTGTGGTGCCGCCAGGCCATCAGCTCGATATGGCCAGCCTGCTGGCCGCGTGGCTGCTCAAGCTGCTGCAGTACGCGGCGCTGATGGGTCTGCTGGGCGTGGCGCGCTGGAGCGTGCTGCCGGTGCTGGCGTTGCTGGGGGTGGCCAAGCTGGCGGTGTCGGTGGCGACGGCGGTGATCATCGTCGCGGCGGTGATGTCGTGGATGCAGAACCGCACGCCGGTGTCCGACGTGTTCGAGCGCCTCAGCGAGCCGCTGCTGGCGCCGCTGCGCAAGGTGATTCCGCTGGTGGGCGGCATCGATCTGTCGCCGCTGGTGCTGATCGTCTCGCTGCAGGTGCTGAGCATCGTGCTCGGTTCGCTGCAGGCCAGCCTGTGGGGCGCCGGCGCGGCGGTGCTGGCAGGTTAA
- a CDS encoding LON peptidase substrate-binding domain-containing protein → MSSPNPLTLSSLPLFPLGAVLFPGGVMPLRVFEVRYLDMVGKCHRAGAPFGVVALSQGQEVRTPGAPQEQLQPVGTLAHVTALEQPQPGLLLVQCRGEQRFRVDRPSQLKHGLWIADVTLLAHDVTLGIPDDLQHTARALRQVHANLRVQSPSAPVPVGSAADYDDCAWVANRWCELLPLPTTTKQRLMSLDNPLMRLELVADMLSKTGIGVAEG, encoded by the coding sequence ATGTCCTCTCCAAATCCATTGACCCTCTCCTCGCTGCCGCTGTTTCCGCTCGGCGCGGTGCTGTTTCCGGGCGGCGTGATGCCGCTGCGCGTGTTCGAGGTGCGCTATCTCGACATGGTCGGCAAGTGCCACCGCGCCGGCGCGCCGTTTGGTGTGGTGGCGCTGTCGCAGGGGCAAGAGGTGCGCACCCCGGGGGCGCCGCAAGAGCAATTGCAACCCGTCGGCACGCTGGCGCACGTGACCGCGCTGGAGCAGCCGCAGCCCGGCCTGCTCTTGGTGCAGTGCCGTGGCGAGCAGCGCTTTCGCGTTGATCGCCCCAGCCAGCTCAAGCACGGCTTGTGGATCGCCGATGTCACGCTGCTGGCGCACGACGTGACCCTGGGCATCCCCGACGATCTGCAGCACACCGCCCGCGCGCTGCGGCAGGTGCACGCCAACCTGCGGGTGCAATCGCCCAGCGCGCCGGTACCGGTGGGCAGCGCCGCCGACTACGACGACTGCGCCTGGGTCGCCAACCGCTGGTGCGAGCTGCTGCCGCTGCCCACCACCACCAAGCAGCGCCTGATGAGCCTGGACAACCCCTTGATGCGGCTCGAACTGGTGGCCGACATGCTGTCGAAAACGGGCATCGGCGTGGCCGAGGGCTGA
- a CDS encoding polysaccharide biosynthesis protein produces MLSELWRSLRSKSWWVDLPLLALAWWAAFWLRFNLTVPQPYWDQALQTTPVALACMAAGLLAARVPRQSWRHVSLADLRHLAAGVALGAVLTAALVLGLRINGFPRSVLVIGALLALLLLAGARAAWRSLTEYTRTQARPTASAQPLLIVGTIDEADQALRTLKGVAGWQVVGIVSPHAQDVGRTLQGVRVLGGVAALDEVARGQHAATALLASAPGTPLRREVMLRWSGAGLNLLTLPTADELLAPGAAASLRQVRLEDLLGRTPVQLDAQGLSGLFSGQTVLVTGAGGSIGAELCRQVARFGVAKLVCVDVSEFATYRLEQALQRSFPQMRGVYYTANVREAERLRAIAFEHRPSVVLHAAAYKHVPLMETGNEIEALRTNVLGTLNAARVAGEVGAARFVLISTDKAVNPTNVMGASKRLAEQVVQAVAARHAATRYVSVRFGNVLGSSGSVVPLFTAQIAQGGPVTVTHPDIVRYFMTIPEAAQLVLQAGLMGQSGQIFVLDMGEPVKIAELARLLIRMSGKTEAEVPIAFTGLRPGEKLYEELLADDETTEPTPHPKLRVAKVAPPADEVAETVEAWLAAAGGAPDAAVLRGWLVERVPEYQARPVRF; encoded by the coding sequence ATGCTGAGCGAGCTGTGGCGCAGCCTGCGCAGCAAGAGCTGGTGGGTCGATTTGCCGCTCTTGGCACTGGCCTGGTGGGCGGCGTTCTGGCTGCGCTTCAACCTTACCGTGCCGCAGCCGTATTGGGATCAGGCGCTGCAGACCACGCCGGTCGCGCTGGCCTGCATGGCCGCCGGGCTGCTGGCGGCGCGCGTGCCGCGCCAGTCGTGGCGCCATGTCAGCCTGGCCGATCTGCGCCACCTGGCGGCCGGCGTGGCGCTGGGCGCGGTGCTGACGGCGGCGTTGGTGCTGGGGCTGCGCATCAACGGTTTTCCGCGCTCGGTGTTGGTCATCGGCGCGCTGCTGGCGCTGCTGCTGCTGGCCGGCGCGCGCGCGGCGTGGCGCTCGCTGACCGAGTACACGCGCACGCAGGCGCGGCCCACCGCTTCGGCGCAGCCGCTGCTGATCGTGGGCACGATCGACGAAGCGGATCAGGCGCTGCGCACGCTGAAAGGCGTGGCCGGCTGGCAGGTGGTGGGCATCGTCTCGCCGCACGCGCAGGACGTGGGGCGCACCTTGCAGGGCGTGCGCGTGCTGGGCGGCGTGGCGGCGCTGGACGAAGTGGCGCGCGGCCAGCACGCCGCCACCGCGCTGCTGGCCAGCGCGCCCGGCACGCCGCTGCGGCGCGAGGTCATGCTGCGCTGGTCGGGCGCGGGCCTGAACCTGCTGACGCTGCCCACGGCCGACGAGCTGCTGGCGCCCGGCGCGGCCGCGTCGCTGCGCCAGGTGCGGCTGGAAGATCTGCTGGGCCGCACGCCAGTGCAGCTCGACGCGCAGGGCCTAAGTGGCCTGTTCAGCGGCCAGACGGTGCTGGTGACCGGTGCCGGCGGCTCCATTGGCGCCGAGCTGTGTCGGCAAGTGGCGCGCTTCGGCGTGGCCAAGCTGGTGTGCGTGGACGTGTCCGAATTCGCCACCTACCGGCTGGAGCAGGCGCTGCAGCGCAGCTTTCCGCAGATGCGCGGTGTGTACTACACCGCCAACGTGCGCGAGGCCGAGCGCCTGCGCGCCATCGCCTTCGAGCACCGCCCCAGCGTGGTGCTGCATGCCGCCGCCTACAAGCATGTGCCGCTGATGGAAACCGGTAACGAGATCGAGGCGCTGCGCACCAACGTGCTGGGCACGCTGAACGCCGCGCGCGTGGCCGGCGAGGTGGGGGCGGCGCGCTTTGTGCTGATCTCGACCGACAAGGCCGTCAACCCGACCAACGTGATGGGCGCCAGCAAGCGCCTGGCCGAGCAGGTGGTGCAGGCAGTGGCGGCACGGCACGCGGCGACGCGGTACGTGTCGGTGCGCTTTGGCAACGTGCTGGGTTCCAGCGGCTCGGTGGTGCCGCTGTTCACCGCGCAGATCGCGCAGGGCGGCCCGGTGACGGTGACGCACCCGGACATCGTGCGCTACTTCATGACCATTCCCGAGGCCGCGCAGCTGGTGCTGCAGGCCGGGCTGATGGGCCAGTCGGGCCAGATCTTCGTGCTGGACATGGGCGAGCCGGTCAAGATCGCCGAGCTGGCGCGGCTGCTGATCCGCATGTCGGGCAAGACCGAGGCCGAGGTGCCGATCGCCTTCACCGGCCTGCGCCCCGGCGAAAAGCTGTACGAGGAACTGCTGGCTGACGACGAAACCACCGAGCCCACGCCGCACCCCAAGCTGCGCGTGGCCAAGGTGGCGCCGCCGGCGGATGAGGTGGCCGAAACCGTCGAGGCGTGGCTGGCGGCCGCTGGCGGGGCGCCGGATGCGGCGGTGCTACGCGGCTGGCTGGTCGAGCGGGTGCCGGAATACCAGGCGCGGCCGGTCAGGTTTTGA
- a CDS encoding sugar transferase, translating into MDLALTLAALPLALPLMAAIALWVRLDSPGPALFRQQRVGRGGALFRIHKFRTMRLHDGAGPQVTAGGDARITRAGRWLRRTKLDELPQLIDVLRGDMSLVGPRPEVPRYMALYADEVRQQILSVRPGITDRAAIEFRDEERLLAASSNPERTYVEQVMPIKQRYYLDYVARRSLGGDARILLDTARALWVREKST; encoded by the coding sequence ATGGACCTGGCGCTGACGCTGGCCGCGCTGCCGCTGGCGCTGCCGTTGATGGCCGCCATCGCGCTGTGGGTCCGGCTCGATTCACCTGGCCCGGCGCTGTTCAGGCAGCAGCGCGTGGGGCGGGGCGGGGCGCTGTTTCGCATCCACAAGTTCCGCACCATGCGCCTGCACGACGGCGCCGGCCCGCAGGTCACGGCCGGGGGCGATGCGCGCATCACGCGCGCCGGCCGCTGGCTGCGGCGCACCAAGCTGGACGAGCTGCCGCAGCTGATCGACGTGCTGCGCGGCGACATGAGCCTGGTCGGCCCGCGCCCCGAGGTGCCGCGCTACATGGCGCTGTATGCGGACGAGGTGCGGCAGCAGATTCTGAGCGTGCGCCCGGGCATCACCGACCGCGCGGCGATCGAGTTCCGCGATGAAGAGCGCCTGCTGGCCGCCAGCAGCAACCCCGAACGCACCTACGTCGAGCAGGTGATGCCGATCAAGCAGCGCTATTACCTGGATTACGTGGCGCGGCGCAGCCTGGGCGGCGATGCGCGCATCCTGCTCGACACGGCGCGGGCGTTGTGGGTGCGGGAGAAGTCAACATGA
- a CDS encoding DegT/DnrJ/EryC1/StrS family aminotransferase — protein MNSPAFLPFARPDITEAEIDAVARAMRSGWVTTGPETKAFEQEFAAYLGGGVHAIAVNSATAGLHLALEAIGIGPGDEVIAPTLTFTATVEVARYLGADAVLVDVDPVTLNIDPAKIEAAITPRTKAILPVHYGGVACDMAAIFAIAGRHGLKVVEDAAHALPTTTNGALVGQLPSAAAVFSFYANKTMTTGEGGMVVTKDEALAARMKVMRLHGISRDAFDRFTSTTPAWYYEIVAPGFKYNMTDMAGALGRVQLQRLPGFVQRRQQLAARYLAELQDLPLTLPAAAPAGDAHAWHLFVPRLSDAASVTRDEVIQALADAGIGTSVHYVPLHRQPYWRDRYALVPEQFPVAERAYQHMFSIPLFTAMTDEEQSRVIAALRACVR, from the coding sequence ATGAATTCACCGGCTTTTCTACCCTTCGCCCGCCCCGACATCACCGAGGCCGAGATCGACGCCGTGGCGCGCGCCATGCGCTCGGGCTGGGTGACCACGGGGCCGGAGACGAAGGCGTTCGAGCAGGAATTCGCCGCCTACCTGGGCGGCGGCGTGCATGCCATCGCCGTCAACTCAGCCACCGCCGGGCTGCACCTGGCCCTGGAAGCCATCGGCATCGGCCCGGGCGACGAGGTGATCGCGCCCACGCTCACCTTCACCGCCACGGTGGAGGTGGCGCGCTACCTGGGCGCGGATGCGGTCCTGGTGGACGTTGACCCGGTCACGCTCAACATCGACCCGGCCAAGATAGAAGCGGCTATCACCCCCCGAACCAAAGCGATCCTGCCCGTGCACTACGGCGGTGTGGCGTGCGACATGGCGGCCATCTTCGCCATTGCCGGCAGGCACGGCCTGAAGGTGGTCGAAGACGCGGCACACGCGCTGCCCACTACAACAAACGGAGCACTCGTCGGCCAGCTGCCCAGCGCTGCCGCCGTGTTCAGCTTCTACGCCAACAAGACCATGACCACCGGCGAGGGCGGCATGGTGGTCACGAAAGACGAAGCCCTGGCCGCCCGCATGAAGGTCATGCGTCTGCACGGTATCAGCCGCGACGCGTTCGACCGCTTCACCAGCACCACGCCCGCGTGGTATTACGAAATCGTCGCGCCCGGTTTCAAATACAACATGACCGACATGGCCGGCGCGCTGGGCCGCGTGCAGTTGCAGCGGCTGCCCGGGTTCGTGCAGCGGCGCCAACAATTGGCGGCGCGCTATCTGGCCGAGTTGCAAGACCTGCCCTTGACGCTGCCCGCCGCCGCACCGGCCGGCGACGCCCACGCCTGGCACCTGTTCGTGCCGCGCCTGTCGGATGCGGCGAGCGTGACGCGCGACGAAGTGATCCAGGCGCTGGCCGATGCCGGCATCGGCACCAGCGTGCATTACGTGCCGCTGCACCGGCAGCCGTATTGGCGCGATCGGTATGCGCTTGTGCCCGAGCAGTTTCCGGTCGCCGAACGCGCTTATCAGCACATGTTCAGCATCCCGCTGTTCACCGCGATGACGGACGAGGAGCAGTCGCGCGTCATCGCCGCGCTGCGCGCCTGCGTGCGATGA
- a CDS encoding glycosyltransferase family 2 protein encodes MTPTEGRQLVTLIAPCRNEQGHVDAFCDSALAQQLPPGWRMELLVADGQSDDGTRARLDARAVQDARLRVIDNPGRIVSTGLNAALAAARGVVVVRLDIHTVFAPDYVAECLAALARSGADNVGGPWVARGQGAWGRAIAAAFQCRWVVGGARSRDAAYEGEADTVYLGCWPRAVFARIGGFDEQLVRNQDDEHNLRLRVAGGRIWQSARIRSWYVPRASLTKLFAQQYQYGYWRPFVMRKHGQPGSSRQLVPALFVAALAGGVLLAPWWRGPLALLLASYALYLAGASLAAARQAQDWGLLARLPAVIAAYHLGYGAGTWRGLLDVLLRRRAGERWSRLTR; translated from the coding sequence CTGACACCGACGGAAGGCCGTCAACTCGTCACCCTCATCGCCCCCTGCCGCAACGAGCAGGGCCACGTCGATGCTTTCTGCGATAGCGCGTTGGCGCAGCAATTGCCGCCCGGCTGGCGCATGGAGCTACTGGTGGCCGACGGCCAAAGCGACGACGGCACGCGCGCGCGGCTCGACGCCCGGGCCGTGCAGGATGCACGCCTGCGCGTCATCGACAACCCCGGCCGCATCGTCTCCACCGGCCTGAACGCCGCGTTGGCCGCCGCGCGCGGTGTCGTCGTCGTGCGGCTGGACATTCACACCGTGTTCGCGCCCGACTACGTGGCCGAATGCCTGGCCGCGCTGGCGCGCTCGGGCGCCGACAACGTCGGCGGCCCGTGGGTCGCGCGCGGGCAGGGCGCCTGGGGCCGGGCGATTGCCGCTGCGTTTCAATGCCGCTGGGTGGTGGGCGGCGCGCGCTCGCGCGATGCGGCGTATGAGGGCGAGGCCGACACGGTCTACCTCGGCTGCTGGCCGCGCGCCGTGTTCGCCCGCATCGGCGGCTTTGACGAGCAACTGGTGCGCAACCAAGACGACGAACACAACCTGCGCCTGCGCGTGGCCGGCGGGCGCATCTGGCAAAGCGCGCGCATCCGCTCGTGGTACGTGCCGCGCGCCTCGCTGACCAAGCTGTTCGCGCAGCAATACCAATATGGCTACTGGCGGCCGTTCGTGATGCGCAAACATGGGCAGCCGGGATCGTCGCGTCAGCTGGTGCCGGCGCTGTTCGTGGCGGCGCTCGCGGGCGGCGTGTTGCTGGCGCCGTGGTGGCGGGGGCCGCTGGCGCTGCTGCTGGCCAGCTACGCGCTGTATTTGGCGGGCGCATCGCTGGCGGCGGCGCGGCAAGCCCAGGATTGGGGGCTGCTGGCGCGGCTGCCAGCCGTCATCGCCGCCTATCATCTGGGCTATGGCGCGGGCACCTGGCGCGGCCTGCTCGATGTGCTGCTGCGCCGCCGCGCCGGCGAGCGTTGGAGCCGCCTGACGCGCTAA
- a CDS encoding glycosyltransferase, with product MTTAPHLALLGDATSVHVQRWAREMRARGWRVSLITARPQAIESVHQIVLPPVRRQTDWLWRVGAARRAVAALAPDIVHAHYVTSYGYLAARCGRQPLVMTAWGSDLLLTPRQNPLIARLTAWTLGRARLVTGDSRDLLDAARRLRPGVRTELIHWGVERARFAPQPWADKPGFEAVSLRSWETNYRIDVILRAFAQVVSERPGARLHLLGGGSEEGRLRALVNDLSLQNSVHFHGRLDDVGMAAVLARCKLSISVPESDATSVSVLESMACGLPVIASDLPANRDWLGAGALVPAGDVAALARVWKALIDDEALARQWGDHNAERIARDGDRRVQMDAVDSMYRRLLAEARGRAP from the coding sequence ATGACCACTGCGCCACACCTCGCCCTGCTGGGCGACGCCACCAGCGTCCACGTGCAGCGCTGGGCGCGCGAGATGCGGGCGCGCGGCTGGCGCGTGTCGCTGATTACGGCGCGGCCGCAGGCGATAGAAAGCGTGCATCAAATCGTGCTGCCGCCCGTGCGCCGCCAAACCGACTGGCTGTGGCGCGTGGGCGCGGCGCGCCGGGCCGTCGCCGCGCTGGCGCCCGACATCGTGCATGCGCACTACGTCACCTCGTACGGCTACCTGGCGGCGCGCTGCGGCCGTCAGCCGCTGGTGATGACGGCCTGGGGCAGCGATTTGCTGCTCACGCCGCGCCAGAACCCGCTCATCGCGCGCCTGACGGCCTGGACGCTGGGCCGCGCGCGCCTGGTCACGGGCGATTCGCGCGACCTGCTGGACGCCGCGCGGCGCCTGCGCCCCGGCGTGCGCACCGAGCTGATCCACTGGGGCGTGGAGCGCGCGCGCTTCGCGCCACAGCCGTGGGCTGACAAGCCGGGTTTCGAGGCCGTCAGCCTGCGCAGCTGGGAGACCAATTACCGCATCGACGTCATCCTGCGCGCCTTCGCGCAAGTCGTCTCAGAACGGCCCGGCGCGCGCCTGCACCTGCTCGGCGGTGGAAGTGAAGAAGGCCGCTTGCGCGCATTGGTGAATGATTTGTCGCTACAAAATTCGGTGCATTTCCACGGCCGGCTGGATGACGTCGGCATGGCCGCCGTGCTGGCGCGCTGCAAGCTGTCGATCAGCGTGCCCGAGAGCGATGCCACCTCGGTCTCGGTGCTCGAAAGCATGGCCTGCGGCCTGCCCGTGATCGCCTCCGACCTGCCCGCCAACCGCGATTGGCTGGGTGCAGGGGCGCTGGTGCCCGCCGGTGACGTGGCGGCGCTGGCGCGGGTGTGGAAGGCGTTGATCGACGACGAGGCGCTCGCGCGGCAATGGGGCGATCACAACGCCGAACGCATCGCCCGCGATGGCGACCGGCGCGTGCAGATGGACGCCGTGGATTCGATGTATCGGCGCTTGCTGGCCGAGGCAAGAGGCCGCGCGCCATGA
- a CDS encoding acyltransferase, producing MIALRAWVNRWRRRAWRLLFFRVLFGEQSGGQGLPGTRISPSTCIEHEDQLLLADAVFIGHFNFIEASAGVTIGRGTQVTNFVSIVSHSTHRAVRVAAELSGAELGAAVIRAPITIGERCFIGPHSTIEAGTVLGDGTLVAAHSRVRGQFPDFAVLAGSPARVVGDVREGDARWLRGLRGG from the coding sequence GTGATCGCGCTGCGTGCCTGGGTTAACCGCTGGCGCCGCCGCGCGTGGCGGCTGCTGTTTTTTCGCGTGCTGTTCGGCGAGCAAAGCGGCGGGCAAGGCTTGCCTGGCACCCGCATCTCGCCCTCGACGTGCATCGAGCATGAAGACCAACTGCTGCTGGCCGACGCCGTGTTCATCGGCCACTTCAACTTCATCGAGGCCAGCGCGGGCGTGACGATTGGGCGCGGCACGCAAGTGACCAACTTCGTCAGCATCGTCAGCCACAGCACGCACCGCGCGGTGCGCGTGGCGGCCGAGTTGTCGGGCGCTGAACTGGGCGCTGCCGTGATCCGCGCGCCCATCACCATCGGCGAGCGCTGCTTCATCGGCCCGCACAGCACCATCGAGGCCGGCACGGTGCTGGGTGACGGCACGCTGGTGGCCGCGCACAGCCGGGTGCGCGGGCAGTTCCCCGACTTTGCTGTGCTGGCCGGGAGCCCGGCGCGCGTGGTGGGCGATGTGCGCGAAGGGGATGCGCGGTGGCTGAGGGGGTTGCGTGGTGGATAG